The window acaatgtcctcattgtatgcataaaaataaatcaaaattaagagaagggagaaaaaggaacagactcccatGGATAGTGGTGTGAGTATCTCCAAAAGCGTGGAAAACATGCATCTCGAACATGGACCTCTCCAGAATATGAACTTGGTGTTGAACTAAATGGATCTATAAATAAACCACGAGCACGACTCGAAACTTCAACTCTTCAAAGTGGGTGCAAATATGTAGAAAAATGTGGGAAAGCATATGCCACATTATATGCAGGAAGAAACAAAGCAAAATAGTCTTCATAATGATCCTAAGAAGAAACATGACAAGCCTCAAGGTAAAAGATGCTTAGGATCTTCAAGACGAATAGAAAAACATAAATCACGTCATGGTGCATAATACCACGTCGTTAGTTTTGATAAAAACGCGAACATAATGCATCACATTTTGCAAGCCACATCGTGGAAGCTAGACAGCAGAAAAAAAATCGTCATCACTTTATTCATCCTAGCATCTTGACCAGTGTCGTAACGGGTTAAGACTCTTCTACGTAAATATATTGTCCTACTTTAACCTCTCTCCCTCCAACGTACCCCACACTTATCCTTAATTGTGGGTTTCGACTCATGACTTTAACCGAACCATGACTGGACTAGACAAACACGACTCTTGACTCAGCCTTACTTCCTTCTGAAAATTTCAATGCTAATCTGAAAAAGGAACAACCCAAAAGAAATAAAAGAGTAACATAATAGTCTAAAAAAGTCTTACATCACAAACCAAATTCAAACATAAAAGAAAACtccttaaaataaaacaaaataaagtaaatagaaaAGAAATCAATCATCATCACCTCGTCCCTGCACTCCACTCGGTCCTTCCCCATCATTTCACGGATTCCAAAGCTCCTCCCATGTTGGAAAATAAGGATAATGAGGTGGCATATATGGTGGCCGGGTCACACCCAAATGTGAATAAATACCCTCAGTAAGTTGGGTATGATAAATGGAATTTCCCCGGAGGTTATCCAAATAAgttcccacccgactctgaaaagggtTGGTGGGTACTCCTTGTACATGTTGTGGAGCAGCACGCTCTCTCTCCATCTCTCCTCAAGCTCGAACATTTCTACGCCGATGTCTGGCTGGTGGTTGTTGCTTTGGTTGCGCCTCCTCCTGCTCCTCGTCTACTGGTGGTATAGCAAAACCGCCCCCGACATTTACCACTACCCGCATAACTCCCAAAACTTGAATGGTTAAATCAGTGTCCGGGAATCGGGtaagattcctcacaaagtcGTGAGTCAAAATATGATATGACCGAGCAAGGCGAGTAACCAAATGTCCTCCCGTAATCGGACTCTCAGGCCTATAATTAGCCGCTTTCTTTCCCATGAACCTCGCAAGCATATATGGTAAATCACAACAAACCCCGGGGGTAATAAGACTCCACAGATAGAACAAATTCTGAATAGGAACTTTATcgccatgatgcttgtgatttataGAAAAAGTGATAAGGCGATGTAGAAATCGGTAAACGGGGTTCCGAATTTGTGACTCACTAGAGTCACGAGTATTATACTCATGGTTGGAAATACTCTGCCAGAACTGGACATCCATAATACCGGGATTAAAATCCCAAACATACCCATGCAAAAATGGTATGAAGAACGAAGATTGAGTCTCCACTTCCGTATAAAGTCCCATTCGCCAAGCAAATTCCCGAAGACTACATTCCCTATAAACGCCGCCCAACCGAAACACAAGTGCCCGGTTATAATTAAAGTCAATGGTGTGTTCTTCGAAGACTACGGTAGAGAAAAACTCCACCGATAATTCCTGGTACACGGGTTCTTGAATCGCGAACAAATtcctccacccgtgacaagtAAAGGAAAAATGGTCCCCCTCGTATATTTTTGTCCAATATCGTTCTAATTCAGCAACCATTCCAACACCACCAAGCCACCCCCAATCGACAATCGGAGCTATCGCAAACTCCCTGTTGTATAACCATCCCAACCGATTTTCATATGTAGTCAATAATGGTCGGGGAATGTTTTGTGGAAACCGATATAAAGGATGAATACTCGCCACATCAATTGGATTCTCCTCCTGTGGAACAGCCCTTCTAGGTCCCATTTCTGTAAACAAAATTAAACCAAAGCAACAAACACCCAaagcattaaaaaaaattattatgtttACCCAGGAGTCACGACGTGGCTTAGAACTCCACGTCGTGAGACGCAATCGGGATGTGGGTCTAGATCGGTCACCGTATACACGATTTTAACCAAAAACAATATTTGGGGTTTGTTCCTATTGCTATTTAAAGGACATGCAACCTAAAAAAAGTAACCAATTTCAACCAATTTCGGAAATCTTATCATTCACATAAACCCTAACCATGAAAATGTATAAATTGTAAGCAATAACTACAATTAATGGACGAAATACATACCAGATGGAGGTAGAAGACAAGAAATGCGAAAGATTTGGAAGACAAATTGAAGAAGTCGGCTGTGGGGACCTTGCTTCCGTTCGTGAGGTAGTAAACAAATGGGGAGCAATTGTGTGGTCAAAGGGTTTAAgaaatgccccccccccccccccccccccccggtgacTTTTTAAAGGCCACGTCGTGGCAGGCTTTACGCTTTACCACGTCGTGGGTTTTAAAAGAACATAATCTATTAAATTTTTCATATTATCCCCATAATTATCCTGAAATCACGATGTGGTATTGTCACACCACGACGTGGCTTTTGTCTGGACACAAAAATGAGTAACGAGTTTTAATTATTTACTTTGTATTCCATTTATTAATTAAAGCCCCCCACAGCTAATTCTTACCAAGTATTAGTTATTAGACGATGATTTGATATCTTTCCTAAttaaaactcaaaaattaaaagaaaagaaaatgcaaaccaagctcgggttgcctcccgagaagcgcttcttttggaTGGAGTcatgagctggactccgtgcttCCTACGTTAAATCTTCTGAAGAGTCCATCACCAGCTAGACCTTTTGTTCCTTGAAATTCCTCTTGTAAGCTTGCACACGTCTTTTATATGCCTTTTTCGAATTCTCTTTTTTAGCCTTTACACCGTCTTCATCAAGCTTGCGTTTGGTCCCTTTAGTCTTTAATTTTTCTTCACTCTTAAGCTCCATACTATTCATCTCTTCTTTCACCATTTGCCCAGTCATCTTTGAAGTAACCtcttcttcatcacttgtcatctcatcatcttccttgctcacccaagaaggtggACTCTTGTAAGCAATAACTTCAACTAAATAGGGAACAGATGCTcttggttttgttcttttgatttGATGAATTGtcttgatctcttcttccatgagcttctttaattcttcaagttcattgtcttcattaatggtgaacacctcttcttgaaAATGATTCCTTTGAAAGCCATCTTCtatcccaaaaatttctttttcatcacGAACCCTCAAGGTGAGCTTAGACTTGCGAATATCAACAAGAGCTCCAGCAGTGTTAAGTAATGGACGACCAAGGATAATTGGAACATCAGAATCTTATTTCATATCTAAcactacaaaatctattggaaaaacaaattttccaattatTACTAAAATATCCTCCACAATGCCTCGGGGCTGTGTCACTTAACGGTTCACCATGTGAATAGTCATTCGTGTAACCTTCAACTTCTGAATATCCAACTTCTGATAGAATGAATAAGGCATCAAATTAATTCTAGCCCCATAATTGGCTAAAGCATCAACCTTCATGTTGTTTCCAAACTCacacggaagagtgaggcgtccaagATCTCTCATCTTCTTAGGTATCTCTCCCAACACAGCTCTTGAGCTTTGCTCACTTAGAATCACCATAGAACATTTCTTCAGTTGTTGCCGAGTGGCTAACAGGTCTGGTAAGGACTTCGCGTATTCTGGGATTTTTGCAAGCGACTCAATAAAAGGGGTATTAATCGGAATACCCTTTATTTGTTGAATAAATTCCAGATGTTCCCTTTTCAATGGACTGAGATGCGCTCGAGACGGAAATGGCAAAGGAGGTTAATAAACCAGAACGGGCTCAGGCACTTTTTGTTCAGACAAGGGCCACGTCATTGCCAGAcaagtgccacgtcgtggtgtaGGTGTTTCAGCAACCTCTTCACTTTTGAACTTTGGCTTCTTTTGTTTTGGATCGGGCTGCTGTGGTTCTTCTTCTAATGCCTCCAGGAACTCAGAGATGGCCTCTTCTTCAGTTTCTATGGCCATTACATAAGATTGGGTCTTCGTTTCAGGATTTTTTGGGGACAGCTTCTCATGAACCatagtggctagttgaccaagtCGTGGCTATCTCTACCATGTCGTGGTTTCCAAGTTATCCGTATCGGGCAAGGACTCCTTCTTCACGTAATCTTTATCTCCTAGAATACTCATGCTACGTCGTGGTTGTCTCTGCCACGTCGTGGTTTTAGTAAGTTTCGTGGATTTCTTCATGTTTTGTGCTTCAAGTCTCCAATGTTCCAtatattgtcacttttggtccctctcttcgaaaatacTTCTTATTGACtgcaaataacaatttaaagtcataagtaccattattctaaacatattaccaacttattaataaaaatgtcaaTAAATATTGCCtgaaaataggtataaatatggcaatatcaacaaGTTTTCTGGTTTCgccatggccttccttgattcaagtacagatcctctactttcagtagtatgggcccctactacctttcacatctatctgtaccttccccaagaactgcctcgactccaccaagtcccttctactactactgctgatctcatgctaatctcatcctaggctagcCCTAGGGTgatcaccaacccactctccgccatcagctgcataagaggTCCCCActttcttcccctaactagctcgcgaatactattacGTATCACTccgactagataattcttcgaatgagggatcctaccctataacggttggactcaaatgagagctgggaaatagagctagacctaaccttctaaacttatttagtcctcacaatatgtaacctagcatattcgtttactagttagtggaagacaactagaactcctaaaagcacaaagcaagcagcattcgggcattgagtacATAATCAAGTATCTACCACTCTGGCTATCATTATGACTAAtttgcactagcatacaatgctaagctcatactattaggcataacctaactaggctatcctactgctgtttactcaatactagcatgcaattctcataaagctaaaACACATATagaaggcacataaggcatcctcctagatccttagtcctattctagcatgataTTCTAATGAAACTGGAATTGGTAATCATAaaataagcttgtatgggtaatttgggtggacttactgttggaatagtgtctaaggctgcaactatattaggcaagtatttgacccgattgtgcatggtccttttgggttgccttcaccatagcaacttgataggatgatttattatgagagaataaatattattaatatattatgagaataatataaggaataattatattattatttgattaatataagtcataaaattaattagtattaatttggtgacttaaagagattaattaaataagagggtataaactgtcaattgtttgatagttacactttagactgtaaatccttaagtgATAAGGGTTGaacgaattctagggcttaggatagctcaaaatcgtccaaggcttatctatggtaaggatttggattgctttaaggaaagattatccaactagggtttaaaggtgaaaccctaaggagtctacaaatataaatagacccttgaggCATGTGAATTCGGCATCTCTTCTAAggagaagaaaccctggctgaatttcatccctctcctctctctcaaatcatcctccttgctagttggtgtttgtaagccattagaggagtgacaattgtgactctagagctccaagacaacaagttcaaacaagagattcaaaggtaaacttctagatttgattttgtattgttcttatacctaattagtcattagaaatcttggattcaaatcatgtttaattagaaagcctagatccaagcattagggttttgcatgcgcacataggaaagttcttatggctaaaacccatcagtggtattagagcctagattggtttctattaaattgttgcttgtttgtttgattcttaactgcaaaattcgtttttttatgtttctgagtcatggactcggcgagtcccattgtggactcggcgagtcccttggtgcactcggcgagtccaagcgtcaggaaaggccagattcgggattttttgatgattatcttatggaaacttaccttaatcatattagatcaaccctaatccgattttttgatatatatgactataatcttgatctaattaaagatatttatcaactaataaaatatttaatttctttatatgataactaattaattattttgattgaattggtaattatcttgcaagaaatcttgaataaatcaaatatggataattatggaattaattgttaattaaaattatttgttatttgatcctccatgttttaaatgtttaaaacttgtcctcaagttttgaaatttatgttttgtgattaaaagttttaatttagacaatttaaacttcaaaccctagattttaaaagtttaaaatacaaccctatactagtataatattacaagattaatatatatatatatatatatatatatatatatatatatatatatatatatatatatatataactaaaatgctagtcttaacgttagtaggcctcattcacgaagccggtctataaggtgggtataaggttgtggcctataaaatgacgcttaatgggtgtacactcacacccaccgcttgcttgatcggtggagggtcgttagccgaacgggtaggatatggcaagctcatcctctcattaaaagtataataagaaatataaagtaactacatatttttaaaatttcccaatcttagttactttaggaaaaagtgaattgatgcaatcccatgaaattacactttgcacccttgctaagaagttagtggagcgtgtgtggtttaccgacacactaattggttctaagcaaaggtggcaaagggtgattcattgtttatcatagttcgatggagcgtgtgtggtttaccggcacatcgaataggtgatcgttacaataaaggcaccatgtgaatttgcatggtaattcacacccgctttgtgatccttggtatcccagtcacaaacgagaggggcatatcgagatttaaacatgccattgaatagtttccatgaatctcatccgaacctaggaattctcaatacatttaggacttaaagttatgtttttatggtggagaattagtgaatcgtcattcacttaccttcatattatttgcatgttggattacagcatcccttttctaatatgtaaatattgttgttggatcctagccctaagttttcttattgggtgataattagggattcatattctaatctatctttgtcctttctatttgtagatgtcgaacgcaaacaacgctgctgctagttctttcacattgatgagcctttgtcaaaaggtcactttcgatgggacgaactttagcaaatggataagatacattcgcaccaatgcttgctatgaggataaggagtatgtcctcgatgagaagctcgagaagattaaccctgaaatcgctactccggctgaaatgacctcttttgaaactcatgagcacgATGCAACGAGGGTAAaatgcatcatgatagccactatgaactccaaattccaaaagtcctatgaggacatgtacccgtacgagatgcatcaagacttattggagagataccaccaaaacgcgagacaagagcattatgagattttcactaacatgatttccgctaagatgggtcatggagagtctcttaccgtgcacctgcaaaagatgcaaaggtatgtcgaccgccttcgcaagttgaatgttgactttggggaagacttggcgatcgacatggtgcttcactctttgcctccgagcgataatcaatttaggatggcctaccacatgaacaaagaggaggtcaccctaagcaaactccaaggtctcttaagggtcgctgagagcaatttcaaggacaagtctgctgcacaaactcccaatccacccgatgctcctgtcttggccattggacaaggatagggaaagaagaggaaggcttcgtctaagaactatcgtaagggtaaagcccaagatggttcctcttctagtgggaccaaagttgatcctgctaagccctgccctaacccaaaggaggcagagtgccaccactgccacaagataggacattggaagaaaagctgcccagagtacctgcaagccatcaaggaaggaaagatcaagccgtctttcacaggtatatatacaattaaatctaatgaatcatctcacactatttcttgggttcttgataccggttgtggttaccacatttgttctaatgtgcagggactaagaagaaacagagacgtggagcatggaaggataaatctaatcatggggaacagaagatcgtcgcctgtgaccaagattggagtgtattctttagtgcttaggaatggtttaagtttagatttgaacaattgttgctattcgccagaaatggctagaaacatcatttcatttcatggtttgtttagacaaggttttagattttcttttaataatgagaatggttctattttagcttatctaaatggtgtcttttattttgaagctataccatgtaatggaatttatgaaactattatgattgttgataacttaggaaatgatgttttgaatatagattcttccaatagtatggataaggcatccttgtggcattgtcgccttggacatgtcaacaagaaacgcatagcctaactccaaaaggatggagtgttggagtcatttgaccttagggaagatgacacatgcgaatcttgtttgcttggaaagatgactaagtcacccttcgctggttcttgcgaaaggggtgagggcctattggacctaatacataccgatgtatgtggaccgtttagatcaaccacgaaggatgtgaaccgcttctacatgacttttaccgatgactatagtagatatgggtatatctatttaatcaagcaaaagtcagaaacttttgaaaagttcaaagagttcaagaatgaagtggagaatcaattgggcaggaaaatcaagatgcttcgatccgatcgaggaggagagtacctaagtcttgaattccacgattatctcaaggagtgtgaaatagtttcacaattgacgcctcctaggacaccgcagttgaatggtgtgcagaaaggcgtaatcgaaccttattggatatggttcgctctatgatgagttgtgcttcactacctatctctttttgggggtatgccttagagactgctgcccatatccttaaccgagtccctactaagaaggttgccaaaacacctcacgagatgtggacagggaaagctccctcgttagcacatatcaaggtttggggttgcgaggctttcgtaagacgagatactcacgacaagctcgaacctcgaagtgagcgatgtattttcattggctacccgcagaaatcctttggatatctcttctatagaccgaaggacaatgttgtcttcattgcaaggagaggagttttccgagagcgagaactcataagctaaggagacagtgggaggcaaatcgagcttgaagagattcaagattcgatagatgaaggaacctctaccgttggcactcaacccgaggaggaaactccggttgagccaattgacgagtccttacctcttagacgttccgaaagagttagagtttaaccccagttttatggttttcatattactaccgaaggggacacctATATTAGTGATGgaacactaataaaccttgatgaacctaatagctataaggaagctatggcaggcccggagtctgcaaaatggaaagaggcaatggaaagcgagataatgtgcccggacgtaaggccgttgggtgcaaatggatcttcaagaagaagaccgacgtggatggaaacgtacacacatataaagcgcgattcgtcacgaagggctttactcaaactcccggagttgactatgatgagaccttctcaccagttgcgaagataaaatctattagagtgatactagcaattgccgcatttcatgattataagatttggaaaatggacgtcaagaccgctttccttaatgggaagttggctgaggatgtttacatggctcagccagaggggtttgtggatccaaagcatccgaatagagtgtgtaagcttgagaagtccatttatggacttaagcaagcatctcgcagatggaatctttgcttcgatgagaaagtcaaagagtttggatttgtacgaagcgaagatgagtcgtgtgtatatgtcaaagccagtgggagtatagtaagctttctcgttccatatgtcgatgacatattactcataggaaacgacatcccgactctgcaggaggttaagtcctggctcgggaagtgcttcgatatgaaggacctcagagaggcttcctatattttgggaataaggatagtgagagaaagaagtaagagactaataggatttagtcagaacacttacttagagaaggtactaaaatgttttagtatggaaaagtcgaagaagggagaattaccgatacaaagtaatgccaagttgagtaagactcgaagtctgagtaccgaagctaaaatagcagaaatgatctgagtaccatacgcttccacagttggctcaatcatgtacgctatgacttgtactcgccctgatgtagcctttgctttgagcatggttagtagatatcaagggaatcctggcagagcccattggattgtggtgaagaatatccttaagtaccttcgaaggatgaaggaatggttcttagtcctcggagggagtgatgacttgaaggtgcgagggtatagtgacgccagctttcagaccgacagagacaactaccgttcgcagtcggtcTGGGTcattaccctgaatggaggagcagtgacttggaaaagttccaagcaggaaaccgtagctgattcaacgtgtgaattagagtacattgcagtgagcgaagcatcgaaggaggcaatatggctgaagaacttcatcggtgatcttggagttgtacctgccataaaggagcccatggagattttatgtggtaatgaaggagcggttgccttgaccaaggaaccaagagatcatggtagatcacgacatatcgacagaaaatatcattttattagacatcgtgtagaagaaggacaactcgtagtgaagaggatatcatcagaagataacccagcagatccgcttacgaagggactgagtagggttaagcacttgcagcatgctaggagtattgggttgaaggatgatattagtatagattagatagtattagaaacgtgtaatagataaatgtaattaacatttgatgattaaataaaggagttttatttatgagtaatgttactatcttatgttaattgtttaactattgtttcactttgcatgttttgacttccagaataattgaatttattaagaataattgaattattcaaattgtccacaatcgttcatatgttggaagtagatatgaatgaagattgtcgtgaattggtgcgtagattgtctaaatggtatttgacatagcaaaagattgttgcgacgttcatgagtgcttatgaactagttttgagcattggaagaaacccgtgcttgctggaatcaccttatggaatatgatataaaagggtgatcgcaagacgataatatcatatagtcttaaaacctagatatatggtttgttatttgttaattggttgtacattgataatgcgaaaacgcatcagtaactcggtgttataaaatgcattgttgtgtacagttggttaatgaataagtaaatgcatataagtcgaagtttatctgtgacttttatcccaagagggtaaaagcgatatctcggccgctcgatgatttgatttgacttatgtgttgggcccggtcagaactgaattgatgtgttcgattaagttctatgtcaaataaatcagagatcgagaaaccaaatgctaagacaaattattccatagaattgttagtatga of the Lactuca sativa cultivar Salinas chromosome 6, Lsat_Salinas_v11, whole genome shotgun sequence genome contains:
- the LOC111901094 gene encoding uncharacterized protein LOC111901094; this translates as MAIETEEEAISEFLEALEEEPQQPDPKQKKPKFKSEEVAETPTPRRGTCLAMTWPLSEQKVPEPVLGIPINTPFIESLAKIPEYAKSLPDLLATRQQLKKCSMVILSEQSSRAVLGEIPKKMRDLGRLTLPCEFGNNMKVDALANYGARINLMPYSFYQKLDIQKLKVTRMTIHMVNR